In Brachybacterium saurashtrense, the genomic stretch GGAGGCTGGTGGGCGGGTTCCAGGGGGTGGCGCTGCTGAGCGCGCTGCTCCCCGTGGTCCCCGCGTCGGCGGCGGCCGCGGTGGTCGCCACGGCCCTCGTCCTGCTCGTGATCTCCTTCGGGCGGGACGTACTCGGTCAGGAACGCGCGCAGCGGGCCGGAGTAGTCTGAAGATCGCGGCGGAGCCACCTGCCGCGGGCCCGGCGCCGCCCCTGCGGCGCCATGACGGGAGACCTCGCATGACGCTGAAGAACCCTCCGGCCGGCTACCCCGTGATGAGCGGGATCATCCTCACGACCCTGATCACCGCGATCGTCCACCTCTCCTTCGGCATCCCCCTGTTCGTTCTCAACGGCGTGGGATACCTGGGCCTGCTGGTGCTGCTGTACGCGCCGCTGGCAACGCTGGAGCGGTTCCGGCCCGTGGTCCGCTACGTCCTGATCGGGTACACGGTCCTCACGATCGTCCTGTACTTCGTCATGGCTCCGCTGATGGCCGTGGGCCTGCTGACGAAGGCGGTCGAGGCGGTGCTCGTGGCCCTGCTGGTCGTCGAAGCGAGTCAAGCACGCCGCACGACCCCTTGAACACGACTAACCACCGGGCGCGGTCCCCACGGTCCGGCGCCGCAGTGGACGGCGCGCAGGATTCGGGCGGATCGCCGGCTCCGCCGAGTGCCGCGCAGTCCACCCGCCCCCGCGCCCCCGCCGTATGCTTCCGCGCATGAGCACCCAGGAGATGCGCCTGACCCAGCACGTCGACGCCCCGATCGAGACCGTCTGGGCCGTCCTCACCGACATCGAGCACGCCACGGAGACCCTCTCGGGGATCATCGAGGTGGAGCCTCTCACCCCCGGTCCCTACTCCGTGGGCTTCCGGTGGCGCGAGGCCCGGAAGATGTTCGGCATGACCGCGAGCGAGGAGATGGAGGTGACGGAGCTCGAGGCCCCGCACCGCACCGAGGTCACGGCCGTGCAGGGCGATGTCACCTACCGCACCGTGTTCACCCTCGCCGCGAAGCCGACCGGCGGCACCGAGCTGGTGATGCTGTTCGGCGCCTCCCAGCCGCCGCAGCGCGGCCTGAAGAAGCTGCTGGGCGCGGCGACCAGCCGCCTGGGCGCCTCCGCGACCCGGCGCATGATGGAGCAGGACCTCCAGGACATCGCCGCCGCGGCGGCGGCCCGCGCCTGAGCCGGCGGGCTGCCGACGGGCAGGGCCGGGTGAGCCGCTGACCCGTCGGCCACCGGCCTCACGCGAACGCGCTCACCCCCGTGATCGCGCGGCCCACGATCAGCGACTGCATGGTGTCGGTGCCCTCGTAGGTGTGCAGCGCCTCGAGGTCGCTGCGGTGGCGCACCACCCGGTTCTCCAGCAGGATCCCGGAGCCGCCCAGCAGGTCACGAGCGTTCGAGGCGATCTCGCGGGCGGCGCGGGTGTTGTGCACCTTGGCGAGCGAGGCCTGCTCCGGCCGGATCGTTCCGGCCGCCTCCAGCTCGGCGAGACGCACGCAGTGCAGCTGCATCGAGGTGAGGGTCTGCAGCATGTCCGCCAGGCGCACCTGCACGTGCTGGGCCTTCGCCAGCGGCCGCCCGAACTGGATGCGCGTGGTGGCGTGCTCGAGCGCCGCCTCGTAGCAGGCGGTCGCATGCCCGAGCGCGCCCCAGGCCACGCCGGCGCGAGTCGCGAACAGCACGCGCGAGGTGTCCTTGAAGGAGCGGGCGCCGGGCAGGCGCGCCTCGCCCGGGATCCGCACGTCGGTCAGGGTGATGTGGGCCTGGTGGATGGCGCGCAGCGCCACCTTGCCGCGGATCACCTCGGCCTCGTAGCCGGGCAGGGACTGGTCCACGAGGAAGCCGCTCACCTGGCCGTGCAGCTGCTCGTCGGAGGGGTCGTCGACCCGCGCCCACACCACCGAGAGGTGGCAGCCCGCACCGTTGCCGATCCAGCGCTTCTCGCCGGTGAGCACCCAGTCCTCGCCGTCGCGGCGGGCCACGGTCTCCAGCGAGACGGAGTCGGAGCCGTGATCCGGCTCGGTGAGGGCGAAGGCGGCGTGCTCGGTGCCGCGGGCGAGGGAGTCGCCCCAGCGCTCCTTCTGCGCCTCCGAGCCCAGCAGCATGATCGAGCGCAGCGCGAGCCCGCCCTGCACGCCCACCATGGTGCCCACGGAGCCGTCGATGCGGGAGAGCTCCATGTTCACCAGGCCGGTGGCGAGCGGGGAGAGGGTGCGGTGGCCGGGCACGTCGAGGCCGTCGGTGAGCAGGTCCAGCTCGCCGAGGCGGGCGATGAGGTGGGTCGGGTACTCGCCGCGGTCCCACCAGTCGTTGATCTGCGGGAGCACCTCGGCGGCCAGGGAGCGGGCGTCCGCCCACGCGGCGAGGTCCTCCCCCGCGACGTCCTGGAACACGGCGTAGTGGTCCGCGGCGGCGGGCAGCAGGGCGGCGGGCGTGGCGGCGCTCGCCTCCGGGGCGGTCACGACGGCGCGCTCGGTGACCACGCTCTCGCGGCGGTCCTCGAGCGGCGCGTCGAGGGTGCCGCCGAGCGGGACCTGCGCGCCGGCCGGGGCGGCGGGCTCCCAGGGGCTGGGCTGGGCGGTGGTGTCGGTGCCGGTCATCAGTGCATCCTCTCGATGATCAGGGCCATGCCCTGGCCGCCGCCCACGCACAGGGTCGCCAGGCCGTAGCGGCCCTCGCGCTCCTGCAGGCCGTGCAGCAGGGTGGTGGTCATGCGGGCGCCGGTGGAGCCCCAGGGGTGGCCGAGGGCGATGGCCCCGCCGTGCACGTTGAGCTTCTCGTGGTCGATGCCCAGATCCTCCGCGGCGGGCAGCACCTGGGCGGCGAAGGCCTCGTTGAACTCGACCAGGTCGATGTCCTCCATGGTGAGGC encodes the following:
- a CDS encoding SRPBCC family protein translates to MSTQEMRLTQHVDAPIETVWAVLTDIEHATETLSGIIEVEPLTPGPYSVGFRWREARKMFGMTASEEMEVTELEAPHRTEVTAVQGDVTYRTVFTLAAKPTGGTELVMLFGASQPPQRGLKKLLGAATSRLGASATRRMMEQDLQDIAAAAAARA
- a CDS encoding acyl-CoA dehydrogenase family protein, producing MTGTDTTAQPSPWEPAAPAGAQVPLGGTLDAPLEDRRESVVTERAVVTAPEASAATPAALLPAAADHYAVFQDVAGEDLAAWADARSLAAEVLPQINDWWDRGEYPTHLIARLGELDLLTDGLDVPGHRTLSPLATGLVNMELSRIDGSVGTMVGVQGGLALRSIMLLGSEAQKERWGDSLARGTEHAAFALTEPDHGSDSVSLETVARRDGEDWVLTGEKRWIGNGAGCHLSVVWARVDDPSDEQLHGQVSGFLVDQSLPGYEAEVIRGKVALRAIHQAHITLTDVRIPGEARLPGARSFKDTSRVLFATRAGVAWGALGHATACYEAALEHATTRIQFGRPLAKAQHVQVRLADMLQTLTSMQLHCVRLAELEAAGTIRPEQASLAKVHNTRAAREIASNARDLLGGSGILLENRVVRHRSDLEALHTYEGTDTMQSLIVGRAITGVSAFA